In marine bacterium B5-7, a genomic segment contains:
- a CDS encoding tRNA (adenosine(37)-N6)-threonylcarbamoyltransferase complex dimerization subunit type 1 TsaB, which produces MNILALDATTHACSVALKSQTKTYARFEVAPRQHANLLLPMIASLLEEAKLTHAHLQCIAVTVGPGSFTGVRMGLGVAQGLAYGLQLPVVGVSTLAVLAQEAYETQGHKQCLPAWDARMDEIYIGAYNIENGLAVAVQPDALSAPDKVNLPDGQKWWGIGNAWAMPALLLHAKQHIMGHEETMYPTAKALLSLAAAEAAQGKTIDVQQLTPVYLRNKVTN; this is translated from the coding sequence ATGAATATCCTAGCGCTTGATGCAACGACGCATGCCTGTTCTGTCGCACTAAAAAGTCAGACGAAAACTTATGCGCGTTTTGAAGTAGCGCCAAGACAACATGCAAATTTATTGTTGCCGATGATCGCATCGCTCTTAGAAGAAGCCAAATTGACGCATGCTCATTTGCAATGCATCGCAGTGACTGTGGGGCCAGGAAGTTTTACGGGGGTGCGCATGGGGCTTGGTGTTGCGCAGGGTTTAGCATATGGCTTGCAGCTGCCGGTCGTTGGGGTTTCAACCCTAGCTGTTTTAGCGCAAGAAGCTTATGAAACGCAGGGGCATAAACAATGTTTGCCTGCGTGGGATGCGCGTATGGACGAAATTTATATTGGTGCATATAACATCGAAAATGGCTTGGCTGTTGCTGTTCAGCCAGATGCCTTGTCTGCACCCGATAAAGTGAATTTGCCTGATGGTCAAAAATGGTGGGGTATTGGGAATGCGTGGGCAATGCCTGCATTGTTGCTGCATGCGAAGCAGCATATAATGGGACATGAAGAAACAATGTATCCAACAGCGAAGGCATTGTTATCGCTAGCTGCCGCGGAAGCGGCACAAGGTAAAACGATTGATGTACAACAACTAACGCCGGTTTATCTTCGGAATAAAGTGACAAACTAG
- the acnA gene encoding aconitate hydratase codes for MQSIKKTLTLNQATYTYFDLQALGEQGLAIERLPFSLKVLLENLLRHQDGETVTETDIQAMAKWLDKKTINHEIAYYPARVLMQDFTGVPAIVDLAAMRDAMQQLGGDANKINPLCPVDLVIDHSVQVDAFASQKAFGINVKVEMNRNHERYEFLRWGQKAFDNFRVVPPGTGICHQVNLEYLAKGVWSKTVDGETFVYPDTLVGTDSHTTMINGLGVLGWGVGGIEAEAAMLGQPISMLIPDVIGFRVSGKLPEGVTATDLVLTVTEMLRAKGVVGKFVEFYGAGLDELSLADRATIANMAPEYGATCGFFPVDQETIRYLNLTGRDEEAKLVEAYTKAQGLWRDANAPDPEFTDVLQLDLSTVQPSLAGPKRPQDRVVLSGMRDALSGLLSDADKMADVDTAYPVQGEDFSLHHGDVVIAAITSCTNTSNPSVLMAAGLVAKKALEKGLQRKPWVKSSLAPGSKVVTEYLEKAGLQTYLDQLGFNLVGYGCTTCIGNSGPLPEEITKTIQDNELYTTSVLSGNRNFEGRVHPLTKANWLASPPLVVAFALAGNTHIDLSKEPIGHDENGDAVFLKDIWPSNKEVADAVAMVNGEMFKTQYANVFDGDADWRAIPVSESETYAWQDNSTYVKNPPYFTGLTRDLSSIEDVKSARVLALLGDSVTTDHISPAGVIKADSPAGKYLQENGVAAKDFNSYGSRRGNHDIMMRGTFANIRIRNEMVPDVEGGFTQHIPSGDTLAIYDAAMRYAKEETPLVVIAGKDYGMGSSRDWAAKGTRLLGVKAVIAESYERIHRSNLIGMGVLPLEFTEGVTRKTLKLDGSERFTVTGLAKDLKPGMIFSVLIERDDAEAETIQCRCRIDTENELRYFNNGGILQKVLRDLAI; via the coding sequence ATGCAATCTATCAAAAAAACACTCACACTTAATCAGGCGACGTACACTTATTTTGACTTACAGGCTTTAGGTGAGCAGGGCTTAGCCATTGAACGATTACCCTTTTCATTGAAAGTGTTGCTAGAAAACTTGCTGCGCCATCAAGACGGCGAAACAGTGACTGAGACCGATATTCAGGCTATGGCAAAATGGTTGGATAAAAAAACGATTAATCATGAGATTGCCTATTATCCGGCGCGCGTTCTCATGCAAGATTTTACCGGTGTTCCAGCTATCGTTGATTTGGCTGCGATGCGTGATGCCATGCAACAATTGGGCGGCGATGCAAATAAGATTAACCCGTTATGTCCAGTAGATTTGGTGATCGATCATTCTGTGCAAGTAGATGCTTTTGCGTCTCAAAAAGCTTTTGGTATTAATGTAAAAGTTGAAATGAATCGTAACCATGAACGCTATGAATTTTTACGTTGGGGACAAAAAGCATTTGATAATTTCCGTGTGGTACCACCAGGCACGGGGATTTGTCACCAAGTGAATTTAGAATATTTAGCGAAAGGTGTTTGGTCTAAGACGGTTGATGGTGAAACGTTTGTCTATCCAGATACCTTGGTGGGTACCGATAGTCACACGACGATGATTAATGGTTTGGGTGTGTTGGGCTGGGGTGTGGGTGGTATTGAAGCCGAAGCGGCAATGTTAGGACAGCCTATTTCTATGTTGATCCCTGATGTGATTGGTTTTCGCGTCTCAGGCAAGTTACCTGAGGGTGTAACAGCGACGGATTTAGTATTAACCGTGACAGAAATGTTACGTGCAAAAGGTGTTGTTGGTAAGTTTGTTGAGTTTTATGGGGCAGGACTAGATGAGTTATCACTCGCCGATCGTGCGACTATTGCAAACATGGCACCAGAATATGGTGCTACCTGTGGTTTCTTTCCTGTCGATCAAGAAACAATTCGTTATTTGAATTTAACGGGCCGTGATGAAGAAGCAAAACTTGTCGAAGCATACACAAAAGCACAAGGGCTTTGGCGTGATGCTAATGCGCCTGACCCTGAGTTTACTGATGTCTTACAACTTGATCTCTCTACTGTTCAGCCTAGTTTGGCTGGACCAAAACGACCGCAAGATCGCGTTGTTTTGTCAGGGATGCGAGATGCTTTATCTGGCCTGTTATCTGATGCAGACAAAATGGCGGATGTTGATACGGCATACCCTGTGCAGGGAGAAGACTTTTCATTGCATCATGGTGATGTGGTTATTGCTGCAATCACGAGCTGTACGAATACGTCTAACCCCAGCGTCTTAATGGCAGCGGGTTTAGTAGCCAAAAAAGCCCTAGAAAAAGGCCTGCAACGCAAACCGTGGGTGAAAAGCTCTCTTGCCCCTGGATCAAAGGTGGTGACGGAATATTTAGAAAAAGCAGGTTTGCAAACTTACTTGGATCAACTTGGATTTAATTTGGTTGGTTATGGTTGCACAACATGTATTGGAAACTCTGGCCCACTGCCGGAGGAAATTACAAAAACGATACAGGACAATGAACTGTATACAACATCAGTGTTATCAGGTAATCGAAATTTTGAAGGGCGTGTACATCCCTTGACGAAAGCGAATTGGTTGGCGTCGCCACCATTGGTTGTTGCTTTTGCTTTAGCGGGCAATACGCATATTGATTTAAGCAAAGAGCCAATCGGTCATGATGAAAATGGTGATGCGGTATTTTTAAAAGATATCTGGCCGAGTAATAAAGAAGTTGCTGATGCTGTTGCAATGGTTAACGGTGAAATGTTTAAGACACAATATGCGAACGTATTTGATGGCGATGCAGATTGGCGTGCGATTCCTGTGTCCGAATCTGAAACCTATGCATGGCAAGACAATTCCACTTATGTTAAAAATCCGCCTTATTTCACGGGTTTAACGCGTGATTTATCATCCATTGAGGATGTGAAGTCAGCACGGGTGTTAGCATTGTTAGGTGATAGTGTGACGACGGATCATATTTCTCCTGCTGGTGTCATCAAGGCGGATAGTCCTGCTGGGAAATATCTGCAGGAAAACGGTGTGGCAGCGAAAGACTTTAACTCTTACGGCTCACGTCGAGGTAATCATGACATCATGATGCGAGGCACGTTTGCGAATATTCGTATCCGAAATGAAATGGTGCCTGATGTTGAGGGTGGTTTTACTCAACATATTCCTTCGGGTGATACGCTTGCCATTTATGATGCGGCAATGCGTTATGCAAAAGAAGAAACACCCTTGGTTGTGATTGCGGGTAAAGACTACGGCATGGGATCTTCGCGTGACTGGGCTGCGAAAGGTACGCGCTTGCTAGGCGTGAAAGCAGTCATTGCAGAGAGTTATGAGCGGATTCATCGTTCTAATCTCATTGGAATGGGGGTCTTGCCATTAGAGTTTACTGAGGGTGTGACAAGAAAAACACTTAAATTAGACGGATCAGAGCGATTTACTGTGACAGGCTTAGCGAAAGACTTAAAGCCGGGTATGATTTTTTCTGTGTTGATTGAACGTGACGACGCTGAAGCAGAAACAATACAATGTCGTTGTCGTATTGATACAGAAAATGAATTACGTTACTTCAACAACGGTGGTATTTTACAGAAAGTGCTGCGTGATTTAGCAATTTAA
- the fic gene encoding cell filamentation protein, translating to MKNSDRYAIPGNENYEPGSSDTVLKNYLQITSKEKIEHIEAIELRRAELELAELVKQNQTLTARDICNFHELWLGDIYAFAGQYRTVNMSKSGFPFAAPTLIPTLMQTFEVDFLKRYTPCHEQEHDVLADVLGKTHAELIIIHPFREGNGRLARLLANLMALQANMPPLNYTSIDQTTNPEGFDRYIKAIHTAFAGDTHAIQQIFSKLLEDSIN from the coding sequence TTGAAAAATAGCGATCGATACGCCATCCCAGGCAATGAGAACTACGAACCTGGTTCGAGTGATACAGTTCTCAAAAATTATTTGCAAATTACTTCAAAAGAAAAAATAGAGCACATTGAAGCTATTGAGCTACGACGTGCAGAACTAGAACTAGCAGAACTTGTAAAACAAAACCAAACCTTGACTGCACGTGACATTTGTAATTTTCATGAGTTATGGCTTGGTGACATTTATGCTTTTGCTGGTCAATACCGAACAGTGAATATGTCAAAGTCTGGTTTTCCATTCGCAGCACCAACCCTCATTCCAACGTTGATGCAAACTTTTGAAGTTGATTTTCTAAAAAGATACACCCCTTGTCATGAGCAAGAACATGATGTGCTCGCTGATGTATTAGGAAAAACGCACGCGGAATTAATTATTATCCATCCGTTTCGGGAAGGTAATGGGAGGTTGGCTAGGCTATTGGCAAACCTGATGGCATTACAAGCTAACATGCCCCCACTAAATTACACATCAATCGATCAAACAACCAACCCAGAAGGTTTTGATCGATACATCAAAGCAATCCATACCGCCTTTGCTGGCGACACTCACGCAATACAACAAATTTTTAGCAAATTATTAGAAGACTCTATCAACTAG
- the queE gene encoding 7-carboxy-7-deazaguanine synthase, producing the protein MKKQHLAICESFYSIQGEGPSMGTPALFLRLAGCNLQCPGFSYRHPETGEHLGCDTKHVWRQGKLRSFDDILAFWETKTWLDKLAQGAHLVISGGEPLMQQTPLLAFILALKTRIPHVFIEIETNATQAMATPLIPHLNQINASPKLKCSGEPAEKRYLQHVLTQYAAATQCVFKFVVQTSEDVSEIDRDFVTPLNLSPDRIWLMPEGGTKDAIMEKSPWIIELCKQRGFRFTTRLHILLWGEVVGV; encoded by the coding sequence ATGAAAAAACAGCATTTAGCCATTTGTGAAAGCTTTTATAGTATCCAAGGCGAAGGTCCTAGCATGGGGACCCCTGCCCTATTTTTACGCCTAGCTGGCTGCAATTTACAGTGCCCCGGGTTTTCTTACCGTCATCCAGAGACGGGAGAACATCTTGGCTGTGATACCAAGCATGTCTGGCGCCAAGGTAAATTGCGCAGTTTTGATGATATTCTAGCGTTTTGGGAAACAAAAACATGGCTGGATAAGCTAGCTCAAGGCGCCCACCTAGTCATCAGTGGTGGCGAGCCATTGATGCAGCAAACACCATTATTGGCGTTTATTTTAGCCCTAAAAACACGCATACCCCATGTGTTTATCGAAATCGAAACCAATGCAACACAAGCCATGGCCACCCCATTAATACCACATCTGAATCAAATCAATGCCAGCCCCAAGCTAAAGTGTAGTGGTGAACCCGCTGAAAAGCGTTATCTGCAGCATGTACTGACGCAGTATGCCGCCGCAACACAGTGCGTTTTTAAGTTTGTAGTACAAACATCGGAAGATGTATCAGAAATTGATCGTGATTTCGTCACCCCCTTAAATTTATCCCCCGATCGTATCTGGCTAATGCCTGAAGGTGGCACCAAAGACGCTATCATGGAAAAATCCCCCTGGATTATTGAACTGTGCAAACAACGTGGCTTTCGTTTTACGACACGGCTGCATATTTTATTGTGGGGAGAGGTTGTTGGTGTTTGA
- a CDS encoding ATPase codes for MIAPYQRNIRPYLEALIQHYPIVAIIGARQVGKTTLAKELGPGWLYLDLEKPSHFDRLNDDPEFFFKQHTEHVIFDEAQLSPSLFSTLRGVIDENRQQKNRFIVTGSSSPELLHHISESLAGRVAIVELGTLKANEYYQKPLSHFYQLFSEPLDKKHVSLFQPQLSIQEIQHFWFKGGYPEPISYNDSFYQEWMTDYQASYINRDVARLFPKLDKIAYRRFITMLGKLSSKIINKSDLARSVGVTQPTINSYLDIADGTFVWRQLQCFEHNIYKRVTKMPRGHIRDSGLLHSLLHLHQLEQLQADPIAGFSFESFVIEEILKGLQDSHCRNVDAYYYRTRSGAEVDLVLQGSFGILPIEIKYGYQVARHQLRSLHDFIEQHHLPFGILVNQSDSMIWLSDKILQVPAGCL; via the coding sequence ATGATAGCTCCCTATCAACGTAACATCCGCCCCTACCTTGAGGCGCTTATTCAGCACTACCCAATTGTTGCAATTATTGGCGCACGTCAAGTAGGTAAAACCACACTAGCCAAAGAGTTGGGACCTGGCTGGCTATACCTTGATCTTGAAAAACCTAGCCATTTTGACCGACTGAACGATGATCCTGAGTTTTTTTTCAAACAACATACCGAACACGTTATCTTTGATGAGGCACAGCTTTCACCCAGTCTATTTTCCACACTGCGTGGTGTTATCGATGAAAACCGTCAACAAAAAAATCGCTTTATCGTGACGGGTTCTAGCAGTCCTGAGCTATTACACCATATTTCAGAAAGCTTAGCTGGGAGAGTTGCCATTGTAGAACTTGGCACATTAAAAGCAAACGAATACTATCAAAAACCATTGAGTCACTTTTACCAACTCTTCAGTGAACCATTAGACAAAAAACATGTCTCGCTTTTTCAACCTCAATTAAGCATTCAAGAGATACAACATTTTTGGTTTAAAGGAGGATATCCTGAACCTATTAGTTACAATGACAGCTTCTATCAAGAGTGGATGACAGACTATCAAGCCTCTTACATTAATCGAGATGTCGCACGACTCTTTCCAAAGCTCGATAAGATCGCTTATCGCCGCTTTATCACGATGCTAGGAAAACTCTCTAGTAAAATCATTAATAAAAGTGATTTGGCGCGTTCTGTCGGTGTAACACAACCAACCATCAACAGTTATTTAGATATTGCTGACGGCACATTTGTTTGGCGTCAATTGCAATGCTTCGAACATAATATTTATAAGCGTGTGACAAAAATGCCTCGCGGCCATATTCGTGATAGTGGGCTTCTACATTCGCTATTGCACCTTCATCAACTTGAGCAACTTCAGGCAGATCCCATTGCTGGTTTTTCTTTTGAGTCTTTTGTGATTGAAGAAATACTCAAAGGGTTACAAGACAGCCACTGCAGAAATGTTGATGCTTACTACTATCGCACGAGAAGTGGCGCAGAGGTCGATCTTGTTTTACAGGGTAGCTTTGGCATTTTGCCCATTGAAATTAAATATGGGTATCAAGTAGCGCGACATCAGTTGCGCTCTCTACACGATTTCATCGAGCAGCATCATCTCCCATTTGGTATATTAGTCAATCAATCTGACAGCATGATTTGGCTCTCTGACAAAATTCTACAAGTCCCTGCTGGCTGCTTATAA
- a CDS encoding phosphopantetheine-protein transferase has translation METVWQKAPENLNLSDDALHVWHLPMQLDPEFVVANWALLNEHELARAKRFYFEKDRQKYALAHGGMRCVLARYLDCHPKEMTFTFNEHNKPGLQDQQVQFNLSHTDDVAVLAVTRSCLVGVDIEKIDDKRANLDIAKRFFSTREYEQLRGLPDDKFARGFFNVWTRKEAFVKAIGLGLSYSLDQFSVSLEDDNAKLTELMKMPEALDEWHMGCFSPAEGVLGAWACLGDIKHVEYFC, from the coding sequence ATGGAAACTGTTTGGCAAAAAGCGCCAGAGAATCTTAACTTATCGGATGATGCGTTGCATGTATGGCATCTTCCGATGCAATTAGACCCAGAGTTTGTTGTTGCAAACTGGGCACTGCTGAACGAGCATGAACTTGCACGTGCCAAACGTTTTTATTTCGAGAAAGATAGGCAAAAGTATGCGCTTGCACATGGCGGGATGCGTTGTGTATTAGCGCGCTACTTAGATTGTCATCCTAAAGAAATGACGTTTACATTCAATGAGCACAATAAACCTGGATTACAAGACCAACAGGTACAGTTTAATCTATCCCATACCGATGATGTTGCGGTGTTAGCGGTAACGCGAAGCTGTCTAGTGGGCGTTGATATAGAGAAAATCGACGATAAACGTGCAAACCTGGATATCGCCAAACGTTTTTTCTCAACCCGAGAGTATGAACAATTACGAGGCTTGCCTGATGACAAGTTTGCGCGAGGATTTTTTAATGTATGGACTCGCAAAGAAGCTTTTGTGAAAGCAATAGGCTTGGGTTTGTCTTATTCTCTCGATCAATTTTCCGTGTCTCTTGAAGATGACAATGCGAAACTAACCGAGTTGATGAAAATGCCGGAAGCTTTAGATGAGTGGCACATGGGATGTTTTTCTCCGGCAGAAGGCGTGCTAGGTGCATGGGCATGCTTAGGGGACATTAAGCATGTGGAATATTTTTGTTAG
- a CDS encoding ferredoxin → MTFIVTENCIRCKYTDCVEVCPVDCFHEGPNMLVIDPEECIDCALCEPECPVDAIVSEDEVIDKDKDFIALNAELAAQWPVITVIKDAPKDADDWKDKTNKREYLEK, encoded by the coding sequence ATGACATTTATCGTAACGGAAAATTGCATTCGTTGTAAGTACACCGACTGTGTTGAAGTATGTCCCGTGGATTGTTTTCACGAGGGACCTAATATGCTCGTGATTGATCCCGAGGAATGCATTGATTGTGCGCTATGCGAGCCAGAATGCCCAGTTGATGCGATTGTTTCAGAAGATGAAGTGATCGATAAAGACAAGGATTTTATCGCGTTAAATGCAGAGCTTGCAGCGCAATGGCCAGTCATTACCGTGATCAAAGATGCACCGAAAGATGCCGACGATTGGAAAGATAAAACGAACAAGCGTGAGTACTTGGAAAAATAA